In a genomic window of Deinococcus ruber:
- a CDS encoding UDP-glucuronic acid decarboxylase family protein, with protein MRILVTGSAGFVGSHLVERLLDEGHYVIGVDNYISGQRSNTELFLSHISFSFIEADVSQGIPYTGEPLDWVMHFASPASPPHYQEFPIETLMVGAQGTQNGLELALVHNASFFLASTSEVYGDPQMHPQPETYWGNVNPIGVRSCYDEAKRYAEAITMAYHRKRGVNTRIIRIFNTYGPRMRPDDGRVVTNFIHQALEGKSLTVYGDGSQTRSFQYVDDLIEGIVRLMKVNYHEPINLGNPNEFTVLEFAELVKNQINPELEIVFESITQDDPKRRKPDIGLAQRLLKWTPKTLAIYGIKNLYNNIKDI; from the coding sequence ATGAGAATCCTTGTGACAGGTAGTGCCGGCTTTGTGGGTAGCCATCTGGTGGAGCGTTTGCTCGATGAAGGGCACTACGTAATCGGAGTAGACAATTATATCAGCGGGCAGCGCAGCAACACTGAGCTATTTCTTAGTCATATCAGCTTCTCGTTCATTGAGGCTGATGTGAGTCAAGGCATTCCGTATACTGGCGAGCCGCTCGACTGGGTAATGCATTTTGCCAGCCCTGCAAGTCCACCTCACTATCAGGAGTTTCCAATTGAAACTTTGATGGTTGGGGCACAAGGTACTCAGAACGGCCTGGAGTTAGCACTGGTGCATAATGCGAGTTTCTTTCTTGCAAGTACGAGTGAGGTGTATGGAGATCCACAAATGCACCCGCAGCCTGAAACATATTGGGGTAACGTCAACCCCATTGGCGTACGCAGCTGCTACGATGAAGCCAAACGTTACGCCGAGGCTATTACCATGGCGTATCACCGCAAACGTGGCGTCAATACTCGGATCATTCGCATTTTCAACACCTATGGCCCGCGTATGCGCCCAGACGACGGTCGGGTGGTGACTAATTTCATTCATCAGGCCTTAGAAGGCAAGTCGCTGACTGTATACGGTGATGGCAGCCAGACAAGAAGTTTTCAATATGTCGATGATTTGATTGAAGGCATTGTGCGTCTGATGAAGGTAAATTATCATGAACCGATAAATCTGGGAAATCCAAACGAATTCACGGTACTTGAATTCGCAGAACTAGTAAAAAATCAGATCAATCCAGAATTAGAAATCGTTTTCGAGTCAATAACCCAAGATGATCCTAAACGCAGGAAACCAGATATCGGATTGGCACAACGACTTTTAAAATGGACGCCTAAAACCCTTGCTATTTATGGTATAAAAAACTTATATAATAACATCAAGGATATATAG
- a CDS encoding oligosaccharide flippase family protein, whose protein sequence is MPQLPNTIIYKPLSLKKNSIYMFGGQMFRLSIQFFYFVLIARALGSQQYGVFIATTSLVAIVAPFASWGSGNLLVKHVSRTPVVFPTYWGSAVATTLTSSAILCLLLLAIGQLILPKGTPLAVLMLFAISDLLFARLIDVSSQAFQAFERLDRTSAIQVLPSLLRLVSAVFLFLLPIPKTAYTWSFLFLAATIISAILAMVWVRRELGWGTLSLRPILAEIKAGGAFSISLSAQSIYNDIDKTMLARMVSSEAAGVYAAAYRIIDVAFTPVRAVLYASYAKFFQHGEQGIKSNLRYAMTLLPWATLYSGIIGVFLFFIAPVLPIMFGKDFEASVNVLRWLAPLILLKSIHSFLADTLTGANYQFTRSIIQAVVAFFNVALNFAILSRFSIKGAIFSSIISDFLLLSLLIIASLRITRSFNE, encoded by the coding sequence ATGCCACAGCTTCCTAACACTATTATATATAAGCCCTTAAGTTTAAAGAAGAACAGCATATATATGTTTGGTGGACAAATGTTTCGCTTGAGTATACAATTTTTTTATTTTGTATTAATCGCACGCGCGTTAGGAAGTCAACAATATGGAGTTTTTATCGCTACAACTTCTTTAGTAGCTATCGTGGCACCATTTGCCTCTTGGGGAAGTGGAAATCTTCTTGTAAAACATGTATCGAGAACCCCAGTAGTTTTCCCTACATATTGGGGTTCTGCCGTCGCAACAACATTGACTTCCTCGGCTATACTATGCTTGCTTCTTTTAGCTATTGGACAATTAATTTTACCAAAAGGTACGCCATTAGCGGTTTTAATGCTCTTTGCGATTTCCGACCTCTTGTTCGCCCGTTTAATTGACGTCAGCAGTCAGGCTTTTCAAGCATTTGAGAGACTAGATCGTACTTCAGCTATACAGGTTCTACCGTCGCTTTTAAGGCTTGTGTCAGCCGTCTTTCTCTTCCTTCTACCAATCCCAAAAACTGCGTACACATGGTCGTTTCTATTCTTGGCGGCTACGATCATCAGTGCTATTTTAGCAATGGTCTGGGTACGCCGCGAACTTGGCTGGGGTACACTTAGTCTGAGGCCGATTCTAGCCGAAATTAAGGCAGGCGGAGCGTTTTCTATAAGTTTAAGTGCACAAAGTATTTATAACGACATAGATAAAACAATGCTAGCGCGCATGGTTAGCTCCGAAGCCGCTGGAGTTTATGCTGCAGCTTATCGAATTATTGACGTGGCTTTTACGCCTGTCAGAGCAGTGTTATATGCTAGTTATGCAAAGTTTTTTCAACATGGAGAACAAGGTATCAAGTCTAATCTACGATATGCGATGACTTTACTTCCATGGGCAACTCTTTATAGCGGAATAATTGGTGTGTTTCTATTTTTTATTGCTCCCGTACTACCGATAATGTTCGGAAAAGATTTTGAAGCATCTGTTAACGTTCTTCGCTGGTTAGCTCCGCTAATATTACTGAAGTCAATACATTCTTTTTTAGCCGATACTTTAACCGGAGCAAACTACCAATTCACAAGAAGCATTATTCAAGCAGTCGTAGCTTTCTTCAATGTTGCCCTCAATTTTGCCATCTTATCAAGATTTTCAATAAAAGGAGCCATATTCTCCAGTATAATATCAGACTTTTTACTTTTATCTCTATTGATTATAGCCTCTCTGCGAATTACGAGGTCATTCAATGAATAA
- a CDS encoding UDP-glucose dehydrogenase family protein: protein MSRRPHQIAILGTGYVGLGTAALLAHLGHHVTGIDVDVCKIEQLQRAEIPIYEPGLEKLLLSNTSQLTWTTDFSAVQQADTIFICVGTPPSADGTPDLQFLQTAVASLAPYLGRKQQIIVNKSTVPIGTGDLVVRLLEDLAPEFDASVHYVVSNPEFLREGSALEDSLYPDRIVLGGLDTALDHMISVYAPLIEQSFTPPASAPRPERYTRPAVVRTTLQSAEMIKYAANAFLALKVSFANEIAGLCEHVGADIEEVTTGIGLDSRIGHRFLQAGLGWGGSCFGKDTQGLISAGREHAYAMPILQAAIDVNARQRQMVINKLLRHLRTMKGKRIGVLGMAFKPNTDDLRDAPAYTLIQRLAELGAVVTAHDPVAMARAEREWSHLKYSSAVNAAQVFQRADAVIIATEWDEYRQLDWEALVATMRRPLIIDSRNLLRHPLTAQVEQVGRELKGTIGAAL, encoded by the coding sequence ATGTCACGACGACCCCATCAAATTGCCATTCTCGGCACCGGTTACGTAGGTCTTGGTACCGCCGCCCTCCTTGCACATCTGGGCCATCATGTAACCGGGATTGATGTCGACGTGTGTAAAATTGAACAGCTCCAGCGTGCAGAGATTCCAATTTACGAGCCCGGTTTGGAAAAGCTCCTGCTCAGCAACACTTCGCAGCTGACTTGGACCACGGACTTCAGTGCAGTACAACAAGCAGATACTATTTTTATCTGTGTCGGGACGCCGCCAAGTGCCGACGGTACCCCCGATCTACAGTTTCTACAGACTGCGGTAGCGAGTCTTGCGCCGTATCTGGGGCGTAAGCAGCAGATCATCGTCAATAAAAGTACGGTACCGATTGGCACGGGCGATCTGGTAGTACGCTTGCTCGAAGACCTGGCTCCCGAGTTCGATGCTTCGGTGCATTACGTCGTCAGCAATCCAGAATTTCTCCGCGAGGGAAGTGCGCTTGAGGACAGCCTGTATCCAGACCGCATCGTTCTGGGCGGTCTGGATACAGCACTGGACCATATGATTTCTGTGTACGCTCCTCTGATCGAACAGAGCTTCACGCCGCCCGCCAGTGCCCCGCGGCCAGAGCGGTACACCCGGCCTGCCGTGGTTCGCACCACCCTGCAGAGTGCGGAAATGATTAAATACGCTGCCAACGCCTTCCTAGCCCTGAAGGTGAGCTTCGCCAATGAAATCGCTGGTCTGTGCGAACATGTTGGCGCAGATATTGAAGAAGTAACGACGGGCATCGGCCTGGACAGCCGCATCGGGCACCGCTTTTTGCAGGCAGGACTCGGCTGGGGCGGAAGCTGCTTTGGCAAGGACACCCAGGGACTCATCAGCGCTGGACGCGAGCATGCCTACGCGATGCCGATCCTTCAAGCAGCTATTGACGTCAATGCCCGTCAGCGACAGATGGTCATCAACAAACTGCTGCGTCACCTACGTACCATGAAGGGAAAGCGCATCGGCGTGCTGGGGATGGCCTTCAAGCCCAACACGGACGACCTGCGTGACGCCCCTGCATATACCCTGATCCAGCGACTTGCGGAACTCGGTGCAGTCGTTACCGCCCATGATCCCGTAGCGATGGCACGCGCCGAGCGTGAATGGTCGCATCTAAAATACAGTTCTGCCGTGAATGCCGCCCAAGTTTTCCAGCGGGCTGACGCGGTCATCATCGCCACCGAGTGGGACGAATATCGCCAACTCGACTGGGAAGCGTTGGTGGCAACGATGCGCCGTCCACTAATTATTGATAGCCGAAACCTGCTTCGCCATCCTCTCACTGCTCAGGTAGAGCAGGTCGGACGTGAACTGAAAGGCACCATCGGAGCAGCGCTATGA